atttagtcGACCTCAGTACGAAACTGCACGTAGCATCGGTGAGAGCCAGTAAAGGGATCGGGAGACTCCGAAAGtactatagataaataaacaaatagtgAGGagtagtataaataataaaaagaaataagaatattaattaatttaattgctaCAATAGTCTAGGGCACCTAGCGCTTCTTGTCTTGCGCCAGGCGGCGAAGAAGGCTGTGACCCGAAAGGAATGTGACCACCGCAAGAGGCGCCAAATAACGCAGCGTCGCGAACATTGAAAGCTGCAGCCAAAATAAGCCGTATAGCGCCAGGGAACCTGCggaataacattatataataactttgttaTAAGTTCATTTTCATtgggaatataatatatcttttttttatttaatcttatctttaaacgagcaattcttgtatatatatatatttttttaaattgctttaacgacacaacaacactaaagctattccagaatatataatctatattgttcatatttcataattttattagtatataattcgtacttatatataatttccaaaaacacaatttataaaaaaattaatataccgagcaaagctcggccatccaggtacttatttattatttaccatgTGACCCTAATTTGACACGAGtgaataataagtaataaacttTACAGACgaactacaaaaaaaaaacaaacatgaaattacataataaaaaatacaagaaatttactaactactataggcactaacaaataatataacttttgctAGGTCCGTTAAcctatgtattttgttaagtaaattaatacaccGAATACAAATAGTAATCATATTATGTGCCCTTTCTGACATACCCATCAGGCACATTGAAGCTAAGGTACTGAAGTACTGCCGAATTACTGCCCTTGCCTTATCTTACTAATTGAGATTGTGGAAGAGTCTATGCATACATGGTTATATTTACTTGGAGATTGGAGTCATGTGTTAATATTGGAGTTGTGTGAGACTCACAGCTTCATTTACAAGGCACAGCAGACTTATCACACTTACCGATCAATCTGACATTTCTATGACCGAGCtcatataaacaattattgaacGTTACCTCCCAGCGCCAGATGGAAGACGAGCGCAGCCGGTGTAAATGGCAGGTTTCCGAAGTTAATCCCAATCCTTGCCCAAAGCAGGAGCAAGAGAAGCAAGGGGGCGGCACATGCGGCCGCGAACACATCCGACACCAGTTTAGGGGGACGCGCGTCTGGCTCACGGAACTTGTGAGAAATCTCAGGCAATGGTCCTCTGTTCACCGAATTAGCCCGGGATTTATCTTGACCTACAAATAACACATCTCAAATGGCAGATACTGCTATCAAAACAATTAGTAGATGGGAACAGAAAAACTACTTCTTTCAAAGTAGAAATTATTAAGGCATTATTCATGAGAAACAAGATCACTATATTGTgttcataataattacttatctATTTGGAATGAAAGAGTTTCAAAACCCAACtgagtattttcttttttaattttcacaaaTCCCAAAATCATTGTATATCACGGTGAATGAAATTGCTTCAGTAGAAGTCAATTGACATAGTCGgtacataaatcatttttggAGATATGTAATGGTTATAAAAgggaattatttgtaattaccAATAGCTACAGCATCCTTTCCAAAGTTAAATGCGATATCCCCGAGGTCCCAGAGCAATGGGTTGGAGACAGCACTATCTCCGAGGTAGACACTTAAGGAGTAACGACCTGATTTATGCTGTACCAACTTTCCAACAGCTGCTACATTCTGAAaccaacaatatttattttattagatattgtAACCAAATAAcactaaataatacttttttgctTCTTATCAAAGGTTAACCTTTagtttaaacaattacaatatatattaataaaggttttaaataaaatatgtattaaatcagGCCAAGATAAGAATAAacccatataaaaatatattgctaaTATAACATGTTTCAGtctcaaaaacaataaagggTTTACTTAACAGATTTAAAAGACTTTAAGAGAGAcacaaacttaatttaaaatatatacttggCCTgaacacatatttatatacatataattacttaactaAACTACCACTCACCAAGTCAACCTTGTAAGCCTTTGTATTGTCAGGTTCTGCAACAAAGATTGCCTCATCATCTCCACTAGATGGAGCTACTCGCACAAATGCCTGCTGAACTAACACTGGCTTGCCCCATTTGTCTTTTACACTGAACTTCAATGATACCCTGTGTTAAAATTGTTCATCaaacatgtataataaaatatgaatgttaaattaaacttttttaaagcataatataacaattattttatttaacttattatttcaaatgatTTACAGTTCATTTAAAGTCTAGAGTCTAAGTCTAGAGAAGAAAGACCTCTCcaagtgtaatttatttgacatcACATTTATCAATGACAAACTACAAACTTATATTCAGCATTTActcattttcaattaaatattaattttaggttcaaaaattctttctaCCTTGGAAAACTATCAAATGAAGCTCAATTTACTGGgcattttttttgaatatacaAGTCCAAACTGAAAATGTTATTGTTGATCTTGTAAGGAAATGTCcaagaaacatatttaatcaaagtcaacttttttaaagtataaaaacagCTGCTGCTCAGTATTGAAACTATCGCAGTACTTTAGGTAAACATAGAGTAAGCGGTAAGCCATGTAGAATAAAAGAGTATGGTAGGGTTACTTACTTCTGTAAATGATCAGCTTGCAGCACATCAGTAAGTTTATTGGGGAAGGCAAGAGTAGTCACCTTGGGGCTGGTTGTTCCATCGACATCTCCAATACCAAGTTCCAAATTACCCAATTGTATTTCACCCAACACAGCAACATTGAAGTGAGCCGATTTAGTTCCCGCAGCCAAAGAGATTTTGTACATGCCATATTGTGTCTTAATCTTATTTAGATTGAGGATGTAAGTTGTTTgatcattttgtttttgagtTAAAGGTTGTTTGGAAAGCACAACTACATCATCAGCCAGTCTGGTGCCAGATTGTGCAACAACTTCCTCTGGTTTAAGGGATGAGATGGCTCTGCCAATAATGTCAGTGACAGAAAACTCTATAGTGTCTAAGTCAGAGGTGATGTACTTCCTGTCCTTGAATGCTACACTGATTGGAGTTGGCTGAAATATGGCAAAGTACTATTAGACATGTATCTATCAACTACTGAGATATATGTaggtttatatgtttaatgagGAAACTGATAACATAGTCATTAGTGCCAAGTTCTCAATTGGCTCTCAAAAAATTTCTCTTTTTAGCTTAGCTCTACCTGATCATCAGCAATTGCTACAGCAGCTTCTAGTAAAAGGGCAGCCCCACGGGGAGTGTTCACAGAACGTCTAGACACCAAGTATGTGGCAAACTTGTAGCGCTGGTCTAAAGTCAGTGGCGCTGGCTTCTTGAGGCTTTTGTATGATCTGTAAAGTTTAAAAGTTAGCATTAATAGAACAAACCtaggaatttaatattactacgTGAAGCAGCAACATGGACAACATACAAAACTGCTAACAAGTTCCAtgtgaaatatttacttttttaaccaTACAGTAGACTACTTATGTCTTACCTGAGAATAGTTGTTAAAAGGAGGGAGGTAACAGGGAGGCCACCTTCAAAATGAAGAGATTTGGAGTCACTTTCATCAGCTGATAGCAAAACCCCTTCAGAGTGCTGTGCTGTCCAAGCTTCACATCCCATATGCTCACATAGGGCAAACACATATCCATAGCTAcaaaaaatggttttaatttgaattcacCATTATGATGTTTCTACAAAATTGGTATTTatacaacatttatatatgacaAAATTTCATAGGAACTTACTTAGCTGGCGTGTCatctttctttaataattgaattagatttttaaggGCCTCTTCTTTTTCAAATGTTTGACCTTTTCCAATTGCCTTAAGAGAATACACTGCATGGTACATCTCAATAAGTGAAGCATCTTTCTTATCTAGTGTCCTTACTGGGGCACTTAATACATCAGGTTTTAAGAAATTCTGACACCCAGAAAGGGCAGCAGCATTTGTAAGGTAGAATATTTGttcaatgttatttaaatcatagtTTGCCGATTTAATTACCTGCAACACAACACTAATTTaggattataattaaaaataatatgttatagtaactttaatttttgtagAGCCAGGTCTAATGTATTCCTAGTGTGCAAAATGTATCATGGcaaccaaaatcaaaggacACTTATACCGGGTTGgatcttatattcaataccttgaatttgattatactgaGTATATAGGAGTCTCGGGGGACCTTGATTCGAAAACCTCTGTGAGATTTGGAGTAATTTATGCTGCTTGAGTTGTAATTtaagctaattaattttttttttcgatgttttgtgcaatattagaaatttgtaaacaatccgcCAGAACAGTGTGTTAGTGTTACAGTGCAGATTATTCGTTAAAAAAccgttactttttacatttctgttGTTTTCTCGTCAATGTGcgtgcttttattttttattttttaaacttggtgAATTTTGCTTGGTAAACGACCGGCTTATgtggatgactttgaggacgaTGGGCCCAGTTAATGTtaggtattatatgtatgttttggtttatttttatttttctactgtTGTAACTGTTTCTAGTACTTGAAATTGGTTGGGGGTGATAAGTATACCCTCCCCCGACCTCAAAATCgaggtattgaattgtaaaccttAACCCTTATACCTAACATACAATCTGATACTGGagtcaataaaattttgtaattttttgatgttcaaGTG
This sequence is a window from Pieris rapae chromosome 20, ilPieRapa1.1, whole genome shotgun sequence. Protein-coding genes within it:
- the LOC110994960 gene encoding dolichyl-diphosphooligosaccharide--protein glycosyltransferase subunit 2 isoform X2; this translates as MMFKALAFISTVATCSAILQGTIDVNRLQGILQEGVGSKDLSSIYYSVKGLKQINAKIPDICQVIKSANYDLNNIEQIFYLTNAAALSGCQNFLKPDVLSAPVRTLDKKDASLIEMYHAVYSLKAIGKGQTFEKEEALKNLIQLLKKDDTPANYGYVFALCEHMGCEAWTAQHSEGVLLSADESDSKSLHFEGGLPVTSLLLTTILRSYKSLKKPAPLTLDQRYKFATYLVSRRSVNTPRGAALLLEAAVAIADDQPTPISVAFKDRKYITSDLDTIEFSVTDIIGRAISSLKPEEVVAQSGTRLADDVVVLSKQPLTQKQNDQTTYILNLNKIKTQYGMYKISLAAGTKSAHFNVAVLGEIQLGNLELGIGDVDGTTSPKVTTLAFPNKLTDVLQADHLQKVSLKFSVKDKWGKPVLVQQAFVRVAPSSGDDEAIFVAEPDNTKAYKVDLNVAAVGKLVQHKSGRYSLSVYLGDSAVSNPLLWDLGDIAFNFGKDAVAIGQDKSRANSVNRGPLPEISHKFREPDARPPKLVSDVFAAACAAPLLLLLLLWARIGINFGNLPFTPAALVFHLALGGSLALYGLFWLQLSMFATLRYLAPLAVVTFLSGHSLLRRLAQDKKR
- the LOC110994960 gene encoding dolichyl-diphosphooligosaccharide--protein glycosyltransferase subunit 2 isoform X1, coding for MMFKVALAFISTVATCSAILQGTIDVNRLQGILQEGVGSKDLSSIYYSVKGLKQINAKIPDICQVIKSANYDLNNIEQIFYLTNAAALSGCQNFLKPDVLSAPVRTLDKKDASLIEMYHAVYSLKAIGKGQTFEKEEALKNLIQLLKKDDTPANYGYVFALCEHMGCEAWTAQHSEGVLLSADESDSKSLHFEGGLPVTSLLLTTILRSYKSLKKPAPLTLDQRYKFATYLVSRRSVNTPRGAALLLEAAVAIADDQPTPISVAFKDRKYITSDLDTIEFSVTDIIGRAISSLKPEEVVAQSGTRLADDVVVLSKQPLTQKQNDQTTYILNLNKIKTQYGMYKISLAAGTKSAHFNVAVLGEIQLGNLELGIGDVDGTTSPKVTTLAFPNKLTDVLQADHLQKVSLKFSVKDKWGKPVLVQQAFVRVAPSSGDDEAIFVAEPDNTKAYKVDLNVAAVGKLVQHKSGRYSLSVYLGDSAVSNPLLWDLGDIAFNFGKDAVAIGQDKSRANSVNRGPLPEISHKFREPDARPPKLVSDVFAAACAAPLLLLLLLWARIGINFGNLPFTPAALVFHLALGGSLALYGLFWLQLSMFATLRYLAPLAVVTFLSGHSLLRRLAQDKKR